The Osmerus eperlanus chromosome 22, fOsmEpe2.1, whole genome shotgun sequence genome window below encodes:
- the aanat1 gene encoding serotonin N-acetyltransferase: MSVVSALPFMRPLQISPGRQRRHTLPASEFRSLSPEDAISVFEIEREAFISVSGECPLHLDEVRHFLTLCPELSLGWFEEGRLVAFIIGSLWDQDKLTTDALILHKPHGTTVHIHVLAVHRTFRQQGKGSILLWRYLQYLRCQPRVRRAVLMCEDFLVPFYRKSGFKVHGPSEITVGPLTFTEMYHHVRGHAFMRRNSGCV; the protein is encoded by the exons ATGTCTGTAGTCAGCGCCTTGCCTTTCATGAGACCTCTTCAGATTTCCCCGGGGCGTCAACGTCGCCACACGCTCCCGGCCAGTGAGTTTCGTTCGCTGAGCCCCGAGGACGCAATCAGCGTGTttgagatagagagggaag CCTTCATCTCAGTATCTGGCGAGTGCCCTCTGCACCTAGACGAGGTGCGACACTTCTTAACGCTGTGTCCTGAGCTGTCCCTTGGCTGGTTTGAGGAGGGACGGTTGGTGGCTTTCATCATAGGCTCTTTGTGGGACCAGGACAAGCTAACCACG GATGCCCTGATCCTGCACAAGCCTCACGGCACCACAGTCCACATCCACGTCCTGGCCGTCCACCGCACCTTCCGCCAGCAAGGCAAGGGCTCCATTCTGCTGTGGCGCTACCTGCAGTACCTGCGCTGCCAGCCTCGCGTGCGCCGCGCGGTCCTCATGTGCGAGGACTTCCTGGTGCCCTTCTACCGAAAGTCGGGCTTCAAAGTTCACGGCCCCAGCGAGATAACCGTGGGGCCCCTGACATTCACGGAGATGTACCACCACGTCAGGGGCCACGCCTTCATGCGGCGCAACAGCGGTTGTGTCTGA
- the ube2o gene encoding (E3-independent) E2 ubiquitin-conjugating enzyme UBE2O has product MAEPVASDAIATDAASPSPTPALSPALSPVSEPLSMALSPSAGGSQRLLFSHDLVSGRYRGSVRFGLVRMMYGEEEFDSDSDSNIESDGGGRGGGKGGGGGGGGGGIPCSSDNESGAADTRSRPLGRGFVRVQWYPEGGKQDIRETKLKLEDRSMVIRDTVRRMNSNDNQCGIVTNIDIECAVKLVGTNCVLYPVNSKDLQHIWSFMYGDYIAYDFWLGKVYDLTNHIILKLSNGARCSMTVEDGAKLYDVCPHVSDSGLFFDEAYGFYPGQVLIGPAKVFSNVLWLSGVKPVLSKKSKFRVVVEEVLVVELQVTWITKSYSPKGSDSVYPPPSIITTDNLCRVRRLGYYDHTQRQLGERALYVFPAKVDTTRITCDGPEGAPLLPEDPVARRLKRMFKKESGKKTAETADTQGANQHSAEKTESPEGERNADPHHTSTAPAPNHTDRPQPRRHPGDGAAPDGPPWAEPGEPDADDEAAEDTDDTSSLTSSASSTASSQSGGPGAGRKKSIPLSIRNLKRKHKKKRTKFSREFKPGDRVAVEVVSTKTSADVMWKDGRVEFGIRSNDLIPIQHLDNHEFCPGDFVVDKRPQASQDQGVYGVIQSGDHKGRTCAIKWIKLNTASDDVEVIGEEEDVSVYDLADHPDFHFRTTDIVIRIGNSETEPNMAGENETYVGQVSRVDVSSKVEVVWADNSKTIVLPQHLYNVESEIEETDYDSVEETSSGLSTEEWEDESDSWETDHGVNEDDHNAENAAQTPTSTGPTPLIIFPDEGTARAATTPSKPPSAGGEDPPEGAVASPASGGGGGTTPGGATAGDGGEKPGKEGTPRGFRELKEALKILESLKNMTVEQLWTGGSPTSPTSAEPASPASVPAAPAVTAAPEKPTKEKRFLDDIKKLQENLRKTLDNVAIVEEEKMEAVVEGGGGGTEGEEKAGEERQEAQTPVAAAAEWPRDWPSDWSSDTPVLCKQCGGKSGVTFTSAKGEVFSVLEWAPDTHTFKQMEFQPAEAKKFFSTVRKEMALLATSLPDGIMVKTFEDRMDLLSALIKGPTRTPYEDGLFLFDIQLPNIYPAVPPLFRYLSQCGGRLNPNLYDNGKVCVSLLGTWIGKGTERWTSKSSLLQVLISIQASANRHSSHDFDTHFAIVFTFSRDL; this is encoded by the exons ATGGCGGAGCCCGTAGCATCGGACGCAATAGCAACAGACGCAGCATCCCCGTCTCCCACCCCGGCGCTTTCTCCTGCTTTGAGTCCCGTGTCAGAGCCTCTTTCCATGGCGCTCTCTccttcagcaggcggctcccaaCGACTTCTTTTCTCACACGATTTAGTGTCGGGTCGGTACCGTGGTTCGGTCCGGTTCGGCCTTGTGAGAATGATGTATGGTGAAGAAGAGTTTGATTCAGACTCGGACTCGAACATCGAATCTGATGGCGGAGGTAGAGGCGGTGGTAAAGGTGGAGGTggcggtggaggaggtggtggtatacCCTGCAGCTCAGATAACGAGAGCGGTGCTGCGGACACCCGGAGTCGGCCTCTTGGAAGGGGGTTTGTGCGCGTGCAATGGTACCCAGAAGGAGGAAAGCAGGACATTCGAGAAACAAAG tTAAAACTTGAAGATCGCTCCATGGTCATTCGAGACACCGTGCGACGGATGAATTCCAAT GACAACCAGTGTGGCATCGTGACCAACATTGACATTGAGTGTGCTGTGAAGCTGGTTGGGACCAACTGTGTGCTGTACCCCGTCAACAGCAAAGACCTGCAGCACATCTGG TCATTCATGTATGGGGACTACATAGCCTATGACTTCTGGCTGGGGAAGGTGTATGACCTGACCAATCACATCATCCTCAAGCTGTCCAATGGAGCCAG GTGTTCCATGACTGTGGAGGACGGCGCCAAGCTGTACGACGTCTGTCCCCACGTCAGTGACTCG GGGCTGTTCTTCGACGAGGCGTACGGCTTCTACCCAGGCCAGGTGCTGATTGGCCCCGCCAAGGTGTTCTCCAACGTCCTGTGGCTGTCTGGAGTCAAACCTGTGCTCAGCAAGAAGAGCAAGTTCAGGGTCGTGGTCGAAGAG GTTCTGGTGGTGGAGCTGCAGGTGACGTGGATCACCAAGAGCTACTCCCCCAAGGGCTCGGACAGCGTCTACCCCCCGCCATCCATCATCACAACGGACAACCTCTGCAg GGTGAGGAGGCTGGGATACTACGACCACACCCAGAGGCAGCTGGGAGAGCGGGCCCTCTACGTGTTCCCCGCCAAGGTGGACACCACGCGCATCACCTGCGACGGCCCCGAGGGGGCCCCCCTCCTGCCGGAAGACCCCGTGGCTCGGAGG TTGAAAAGAATGTTCAAGAAGGAGTCCGGCAAGAAGACGGCAGAGACTGCAGACACACAAGGTGCCAACCAGCACTCGGCAGAGAAGACTGAGAGCCCAGAAG gGGAACGCAACGCCGACCCCCACCACACGTCGACCGCGCCGGCCCCCAACCACACGGACCGTCCCCAGCCCCGCCGCCACCCCGGCGACGGTGCCGCCCCGGACGGGCCGCCGTGGGCGGAGCCCGGGGAGCCGGACGCGGACGACGAGGCGGCCGAGGACACGGACGACACCAGCTCCCTGACGTCGTCGGCCAGCTCCACGGCCTCGTCGCAGAGCGGCGGGCCGGGCGCCGGCCGGAAGAAGAGCATCCCGCTGTCCATCCGCAACCTGAAGAGGAAGCACAAGAAGAAGAGGACCAAGTTCTCCCGGGAGTTCAAGCCTGGCGACAG agtGGCCGTGGAGGTGGTGTCCACCAAGACCTCGGCCGACGTCATGTGGAAGGACGGGCGAGTCGAATTCGGCATCCGCTCCAACGACCTCATCCCCATCCAGCACCTGGACAACCACGAGTTCTGCCCCGGAGACTTTGTCGTCGACAAACGAC CTCAAGCCTCCCAGGACCAAGGCGTGTACGGGGTCATTCAGTCCGGCGATCACAAGGGCAGGACGTGCGCCATCAAGTGGATCAAACTCAACACAGCCAGCGATGACGTGgag gtcataggagaggaggaggacgtgaGCGTGTACGACCTCGCCGACCACCCTGACTTTCACTTCCGCACCACCGACATCGTCATCAGGATAGGGAACTCGGAGACGGAACCGAACATGGCCGGCGAGAACGAG ACGTACGTGGGCCAGGTGTCCAGGGTGGACGTGAGCAGcaaggtggaggtggtgtgggcTGACAACTCCAAGACCATCGTCCTGCCCCAG CACCTGTACAACGTGGAGTCTGAGATCGAGGAGACGGACTACGACTCGGTGGAGGAGACCAGCAGCGGGCTGTCCACCGAGGAGTGGGAGGACGAGAGCGACAGCTGGGAGACGGACCACGGCGTCAACGAGGACGACCACAACGCCGAGAACGCCGCTCAGACCCCGACGTCCACGGGGCCCACGCCCCTCATCATCTTCCCGGACGAGGGCACCGCGAGGGCCGCCACCACCCCCAGCAAGCCGCCCTCCGCCGGAGGCGAGGACCCGCCCGAGGGGGCCGTCGCGAGCCCGGCtagcggcggcggaggaggaacCACCCCGGGAGGGGCGACGGCGGGCGACGGCGGGGAGAAGCCCGGGAAAGAGGGCACGCCCCGGGGCTTCCGCGAGCTGAAGGAGGCCCTGAAGATCCTGGAGAGCCTGAAGAACATGACGGTGGAGCAGCTGTGGACCGGGGGCTCGCCCACCTCCCCGACCTCGGCGGAGCCCGCCTCGCCCGCCAGCGTGCCCGCCGCCCCCGCCGTCACCGCCGCCCCGGAGAAGCCCACCAAGGAGAAGCGCTTCCTGGACGACATCAAGAAGCTCCAGGAGAACCTCCGGAAGACGCTGGACAACGTGGCCatcgtggaggaggagaagatggaggcggtggtggaggggggcgggggcgggacGGAGGGCGAGGAGAAGgccggggaggagaggcaggaagccCAGACGCCGGTGGCGGCGGCGGCCGAGTGGCCCAGGGATTGGCCCAGCGACTGGTCCAGTGACACGCCCGTCCTGTGCAAGCAGTGCGGGGGCAAGTCGGGCGTCACCTTCACCAGTGCCAAGGGAGAGGTGTTCTCTGTGCTGGAGTGGGCACCAG acacccacaccttCAAGCAGATGGAGTTCCAGCCGGCGGAGGCCAAGAAGTTCTTCAGCACCGTGAGGAAGGAGATGGCTCTGCTGGCCACCTCTCTCCCCGACGGCATCATGGTCAAAACCTTCGAGGACCGCATG GACTTGCTCTCGGCCCTGATCAAGGGCCCCACGCGGACCCCGTACGAGGACGGCCTGTTCCTCTTCGACATCCAGCTGCCCAACATCTACCCGGCGGTGCCCCCGCTGTTCCGCTACCTGTCCCAGTGCGGCGGGCGCCTCAACCCCAACCTGTACGACAACGGCAAGGTCTGCGTCAGCCTGCTGGGCACCTGGATAGGCAag GGCACAGAGAGATGGACCAGCAAGTCCAGCTTGCTGCAAGTGCTGATTTCCATTCAAG CTAGTGCGAATCGGCACtcgtcacatgactttgacacaCATTTCGCAATTGTATTTACGTTCTCGCGGGACCTGTGA
- the LOC134008810 gene encoding inactive rhomboid protein 2-like encodes MSSQEGEEPPPNGSQSDSRLKSKKPPSLVIAIPPPEEEQQERVDPVKQLLRPSLKKSVSVQQASPLSEAGSAGGGRGGGDGSAGERRAAFHRQTSLSQSIRRGTAQWFGVGEDCETKQQLWHRKSLRHCSQRYGKLKAQYREPETIGSMDQGLDSPAASKMPKIVDPLARGRAFRYPDEPDRGPRTPHTALGPLTPGVTSLCSFTSQRSGPACLPRRKRESVARMSIRAASNLLRGRTGLAGSQTGRSHPRRSFARPSWLEEDTVDSADTNVFYSKVDAHDELYSMADDVFESPPMSASFAPTDHAEPYQSHKDVSKAPAALHDATRGPQRGQRIASKVKHFAFDRPKRQYGMGVVGKWLNRHYRRSISSHVQQQLDDFHSHRPYFTYWITFVHVVITLLACCTYGFAPVGFAQHSSSDLVLKNKGIYESVKYVQQENFWIGPGSDDLIHLGAKFSPCIRQDTQIVRLIQMAKDLERESGCCVQNDNSGCVQTLSTQCSETLATFIKWKNTDVDVIRSSGSVCHQDPRTCEEPASAEPHVWPDDITQWPVCTYPRKSNHTGYRHMDCNIKGRPCCIGTKGRCEITTREYCSFMHGYFHEEATLCSQIHCLDDVCGLLPFLNPDVPDQFYRLWLSLFLHAGLLHCLVSVVFQMTILRDLEKLAGWVRISIIYVLSGITGNLASALFLPYRPEVGPAGSQFGLLACLFVELFQGWQMLLNPWKAFLKLVGIVLFLFLCGLLPWIDNIAHIFGFLSGLLLSFAFLPYVTFGNFDKYRKRILILLSLVVYIGLLSSLFVWFYVYPIHWHWLEHLTCLPFTSKFCEKYEIDHVVH; translated from the exons ATGTCGTcgcaggaaggggaggagccacCCCCCAACGGCAGCCAATCAGACAGCCGATTGAAAAGCAAGAAGCCGCCCAGTCTGGTCATAGCCATCCCGCCCCCAGAAGAGGAGCAGCAAGAGAGAGTTGATCCTGTGAAACAG CTCCTGCGTCCGTCCCTGAAGaagagtgtgagtgtgcagcagGCCAGTCCCCTGTCTGAAGCCGGCTccgcagggggaggaagaggagggggagacggctccgcaggggagaggagggcggccTTCCACAGGCAGACCTCCCTGTCACAGAGCATACGCAG agGAACAGCCCAGTGGTTTGGCGTGGGGGAGGACTGCGAGACCAAGCAGCAGTTATGGCACCGGAAGAGCCTGCGGCACTGCAGCCAGCGCTACGGCAAGCTCAAGGCCCAGTACCGGGAGCCGGAGACCATCGGCAGCATGGACCAGGGCCTCGACTCACCTGCTGCCTCCAAGATGCCCAAG ATCGTCGACCCCCTGGCCCGGGGCAGGGCCTTCCGCTACCCAGACGAGCCGGATCGCGGCCCTCGGACCCCCCACACGGCGCTGGGGCCTCTGACCCCCGGGGtgacctccctctgctccttcaCCAGCCAGCGCTCGGGCCCCGCATGCCTCCCCCGCCGCAAGAGGGAGTCGGTGGCCCGCATGAGCATCCGCGCTGCCTCCAACCTGCTGAGG GGACGTACGGGTTTGGCGGGCTCCCAGACGGGCCGCAGTCACCCCCGCCGCAGCTTCGCCAGGCCCAGCTGGTTGGAGGAGGACACGGTGGACTCTGCCGACACCAACGTGTTCTACAGCAAG GTGGATGCCCATGATGAGCTGTACTCTATGGCGGACGATGTGTTCGAGTCTCCCCCCATGTCGGCCTCCTTCGCCCCCACGGACCACGCCGAGCCTTACCAGAGCCA CAAGGACGTCTCCAAGGCCCCCGCCGCCCTGCACGACGCCACCAGGGGGCCCCAGCGCGGCCAGCGCATCGCCTCCAAGGTGAAGCACTTTGCCTTCGACCGGCCCAAGCGGCAGTACGGGATGGGCGTGGTGGGCAAGTGGCTGAACCGCCACTACCGCCGCAGCATCAGTAGCCACGTACAGCAGCAGCTGGACGACTTCCACAGTCACAG gccctacTTCACCTACTGGATCACCTTCGTCCACGTGGTCATCACCCTGCTGGCTTGCTGCACCTACGGCTTCGCCCCTGTGGGGTTCGCCCAGCACTCCTCCTCCGACCTG GTGCTGAAGAACAAGGGCATCTATGAGAGCGTCAAGTACGTCCAGCAGGAGAACTTCTGGATCGGGCCTGGTTCT gatgaCCTGATCCATCTGGGGGCCAAGTTCTCCCCGTGTATCCGGCAGGACACCCAGATAGTCAGGCTCATCCAGATGGCCaaggacctggagagagagtctGGCTGCTGCGTCCAGAATGACAACTCTGGCTGTGTCCAGACTCTCTCAACCCAGTGCtcg GAAACTCTGGCCACCTTTATAAAGTGGAAGAACACGGATGTGGACGTCATCAGGTCCTCTGGATCTGTGTGTCACCAGGaccccag GACCTGCGAGGAGCCTGCCTCGGCGGAGCCCCACGTCTGGCCAGACGACATCACGCAGTGGCCG GTCTGCACGTACCCCCGGAAGTCCAACCACACGGGCTACAGACACATGGACTGCAACATCAAGGGAAGGCCCTGCTGCATAGGGACCAAGGGCAG GTGTGAGATCACTACAAGAGAATACTGCTCATTCATGCATGGGTACTTCCACGAGGAAGCCACCCTCTgctcccag ATCCACTGTCTGGACGACGTGTGCGGCCTGCTGCCCTTCCTCAACCCAGACGTGCCAGACCAGTTCTACAGGctgtggctctccctcttcctccacgcCGG cctgCTGCACTGCCTGGTGTCTGTGGTGTTCCAGATGACCATCCTGAGGGATCTGGAGAAGCTGGCCGGCTGGGTCCGTATCTCCATCATCTACGTCCTCAGTGGCATCACCGGAAACCTGGCCAGCGCCCTCTTCCTGCCCTACCGAcccgag GTTGGACCAGCTGGGTCCCAGTTTGGGTTGCTGGCCTGTCTGTTTGTGGAGCTCTTCCAAGGCTGGCAGATGTTATTGAACCCCTGGAAGGCCTTCCTCAAACTGGTGGGCatcgtcctcttcctcttcctgtgcgGCCTCCTGCCCTGGATCGACAACATCGCCCACATCTTCGGCTTCCTGAGCGGCCTGTTGCTGTCCTTCGCCTTCCTGCCCTACGTCACCTTCGGGAACTTCGACAAGTACCGGAAGAGGATCCTCATCCTGCTCTCGCTCGTGGTCTACATCGGCCTGCTCTCCTCGCTCTTCGTCTGGTTCTACGTCTACCCCATCCACTGGCACTGGCTGGAGCACCTCACCTGCCTGCCCTTCACCAGCAAGTTCTGCGAGAAGTACGAGATCGATCACGTGGTGCACTAG